The following is a genomic window from Sutcliffiella horikoshii.
TTCTCTTCCAAGTCTTCTGGCCATGATGATATCTTTGTCGTCTTTGATGGTGAGTTGGTGTTTAATATCCATTCAATCATCCCTCCTAGGGTAAAGCTGTTTGCCATAAGCGGAGAGGTAAGCTACAAAATAAAAAGCCAAAGAGAGGGTGGGGTAGGTACCGCCTTCTCTTTGGCTTATGTCTAGTTCCATGCCTAGATCATTACTGCCGGTTATTTATTTGAGGTGCAAGTATAAACACGATAACGCTCTTATCCAAGGTAAAGTCCCAGTTGACAAATATATCTTGGATATCCTTTTGCAATAGTCGTTGGAAGGATGGTTTTGCTTGGAAGAGGAGTTTTTTCTCCAGCTTCCTTTTTGCGAGTGTCAATGCTTCTTCAAATCCCAGTTCAATGAGTTGTTCCTCTATTCGAACGAGGATGCCTTCTCTAATAATTATCAACGTGCGTTCATTCAACATATGGGAGTATGTAACATCCGGATGTTTCTCTGCTTCGGCGCTGATTTTGGTAATAATGGTTTCGATTTCTCTTCGATTGAGATAGTTGTATTCAAAGAATCTCTCTATTTTCTCCTCGACTCCGACCAAGAGGCCAGATCCGTTCTGGAAAGTCCAGTCATAGTAAAACTCTTTTATCGGTAATCCTGTGACGGAATGGATCATTTCTTTAATTGTGTCGTTCAATTTACGCATCATTTTATCCCGTATCTCTTCGACCGTCATCGTATGATTGTCTTCGAGCAACATATTCTCGATGGGAGATAAAAAATGGCGTAAGTAGATGATAACATATGGTGATGCGATTGTTACAAAGACAGCCTCGGGTCCTTTACCGAAGTGCTTTCTCAGTAATCTTCCAATTTCGCTCGATAATTCGGACTGCTGCAGTTTTACTTCCATTGTCTCATCCCTTTAAGAACAAGAGGTTTGCCCTATGTTCTGTGAAGATTTTAAGGGATGTAGTGTTAAAAAAGTTTAACCCTTTTGATATAGGGGTAAATGTTTAAGTTGGTCACACCCTCTTATATGTAGAAAATTCTACACGAAAACCGAAATTCCTTCTTTATTATTAGATATTGTTTGCTATTTTTTCCCTGAGAGCGATTAGTACCATTCGTTCTCCTTTTTTTGTTATTCTATATATAGGGAAAATTGAAACTATTTGCATGGGTTTTAAAGGGTTTTTCTGCCAGAAAAGCGAATATAGTGTAGGTTAGGTATCATTTTGCTGTCGATTTATAGATAAATATAGATTATAGGGGGTACGGATTTTGGAAACATCACCATTACAAGTAAAACGAATATTGGACAATATTGGCAATGTTATGATTGGCAAAGAACATGTGGCGGAATTGAGTATTGTTGCCTTGCTTGCAGGGGGGCATGTGTTGCTTGAGGATGTACCGGGAGTTGGGAAGACATTGATGGTTCGTTCCCTTGCCAAGTCTGTCGGGGCAAATTTTAAACGCATTCAGTTTACGCCCGACCTTTTGCCTTCAGATGTAACAGGAAGCTCCATTTACAACCCGAAAGAATTAAAGTTTGAGTTTAGGCCTGGCCCGATTATGGGGAACATCGTCCTTGCTGATGAAATTAACCGTACATCACCGAAAACACAGGCCGCTTTATTAGAGGGGATGGAAGAGGGAAGTGTAACAGTGGATGGAAATACCCTTTCACTTGGCAGTCCGTTCTTTGTTATGGCCACGCAAAACCCGATTGAATATGAGGGGACATACCCATTGCCAGAGGCGCAGCTTGACCGCTTTTTATTCAAGATGAACATGGGTTACCCAACACCACAAGAAGAAGTGAATATTTTACATACGACTGAAAAGAAACAGCCGATCAATGAGTTGCAATCGGTTATTACATTGGAAGAACTTCAGGAAATGCAGAAACAGGTAAAAGAAGTGCATGTGGATGTGACGGTAAAAGAGTACATCGTTGACTTGGTTAATCGTACGCGTACACATCAATCCGTTTACTTGGGAGCGAGTCCGCGTGGGTCGGTGGCCTTGATGAAAGCGTCCCAAGCATATGCCTTTATTCATGGCAGAGATTATGTGGTGCCGGATGATATACAATATTTGGCTCCTTACGTGTTGCCGCATCGGATTATTTTGAAATCAGAGGCAAAGTTTGAGGGGATGACAGCGGAGCAAGTGGTGAAAAAGGTTATTGATCGTACACCGATTCCGGTTCAAAGGTCGATGACAAGATAATGAAGGCATTTTTTCAGAAAGTTAAAAAAGTCTGGAAACTGGTTTCTTTTCTGCTATTGGTAGTCACCACATTTGTTTATGCCATGTTCCAAGGCGGATTTGTCAGCTGGTTCTTGTTTATCAGCTTCCTGCCTTTTGCCTTGTATGCTTTTTTAATATTGGTTTATCCGCTCAAGGATTTTGAAGTCTCAAGAGCGATCAATCAGGAAAAATATCGTGCGGGGGATAGATTGATAGGGACCATTACTTTAAGAAGAACGGTTCCGGTCCCGCTTGCCTTTCTTTTAGTAGAAGAAGTACTTCCAAATGATCTGTTATTTTGCCAGCAAACAAAACAAGCAAAACGAATCCTTTTTCCATGGTTTAAAAGCACGATTACCATTCAATATGCTCTAGACCGTGTTCCGCGCGGGGAACATACATTGACAGGAGTCCGTTTGGTGACAGGTGATTTCCTCGGCTTGATTGAAAAAGAGAGAGTCATAGAATTAGATCAACACTTTTTGGTGTATCCAAGTTTTACAGAAATGACGTATAGGCAACACGAAAATAAATTTGATCAAGGGTCCACTTCCTCCAAAATGAAGATGGTACGTGATACGTCCATGACCGTTGGGGTCAGGGAATATCAACCAGGGGACAGGTTCTCCTGGATTGATTGGAAGGCGACGGCGCGTCGAAATGACATCATGACCAAGGAATTTGAACAGCAGCAATCACATGACGTTATGCTGTTCATCGATCGTTCCCAACCCGCCTCATTTGAAAGTGCGGTAAGTTACAGCGCGGCAATGACCAAAGCCATCCTTAAGTATGGATCGCAGGTTGGCCTTGTGTCCCTTGGGGAAGATCGATCTGTGTACTCGTTGCGAAGCGGGGAAGAGCAGTTTGCGGGGATCTATTATCATCTTGCAAAAATACAACCGAACAGTAAAAGGGACTTTTCCAAAGTGATTGAAATGGAAATCGGCAAATTTCAGCCAACTGTTACGTTTCTTTTTATTACAGGTAAGCTTGAGAGAGGCATGGTGGAAAGCCTCGAGAAACTCTCCACTAGGCACCTGCATCTGGAAGTGCATCTGACAAAGGATGACGGAGTTCGTTTAACGAAAGAAGAACTCGCATATATGGATCTATTAAAACGGAGAAACATTTTAATTAAGACCGTTTATCCCAATCGAACGAAAAGCACCATCAGAAGTGAGGTGAGTTAGCGATGGCGAAATCTAACCCATATCAACGGAACATTTATGCCTTACTCATGCATGTGTTCGGATTTATTCTGCTTTTAGAATGGATTCTGCCATTGAGGGATGTGACAGATACTGCGAATTTGTATGTGTTTGTGGTGTTCCTTCTTATATCTTTTTCGCTGTCATTTTTGCAAATACTCCCTTTGCTCAGCTTTTTCGTTCATTTTGGGTTTATGTTTTATTTTATCCATATCCTCTATATGGATGGCAGGTTTCTGAGTAGAGACTGGTTCTCTTACCTTTGGAATGACTTGAAATATAATGTGAATGTTATCTGGGCGCAAGATTGGGTTGCTATGACAGGGATGTTCAGGAGTATTTTGCTGTTTATTCTTTTATGGCTTGTTAGTTATCTTGTCATCTACTGGATTTTGTACCGAAAACAAATGCTTTTATTTGTTATTTTTACGATCACCTACGTTGCCATTCTTGATACATTTACTCCGTATCAAGGAAATGAAGCGATTATGCGGTTGATTGTGGTTGGACTTTCCATTGTTGGATTTGTCCATCTTGAAAGATTGAAAGAACGGGAAGGTGTATATAGAAGTGGTAAACTCCTGATAGGATGGGGAGTTCCGCTGATTATCTTCATTCTTCTTTCCGCTACAGCAGGCTACTTTTCGCCTAAAGCTGCCCCTGTTTGGCCGGATCCTGTGCCTTTTTTGAAGGCTATTGGTAATGGAGATGGTCCGGGAACCGGTGGCGGTGTGCGTAAAATAGGATATGGCGAAAACGACTCGCGCCTTGGTGGACCGTTTGTACCTGATGATAGCGTTGTTTTCCAGGCGGAACTGACGCGCACCCATTATTGGCGTGTGGAAACGAAGGATGTTTATACTGGAAAAGGTTGGGATTCCACAGAAGGAGAACGGGCGGAGCTTAACGGAGGGCAGAATGATCAGGTCTCTTGGATGAGTGATGAGGTACCAACAGATGCCTACTCTGCAACTTTGACGATGGAGAAAACCTATCCTCATATCAATTATCCGCTGGGACTAAACGAAATCCAAGTGGAAGAAGAGGGTATCAATTTTAGCCTGAACGACAGTACGGAAAAAATTCGTACGTTGGATGAAAGTGGAGATCCAGTTGAATTAGAAGAATACCGTGTGAACTATGATTTTCCGAGGTATTATATAGAAGCATTAAAAGGAGCGCAGCCTGGAACGGGTGAGGAAACCAACGAAGAATTTGTGGAACGTTACACCCAGTTGCCGGACTCTTTGCCAGACAGGGTGGTCGGCCTTGCGGAAGAAATAACCGGGTCGTTCACGTCGCGCTTTGACAAGGTTAATGCAGTGGAGAGATATTTCCGAAACAACGACTTTGTCTATGAAACAACAGATGTTGCCGTTCCTACAGGGGATGAAGACTATGTGGATCAATTCCTATTTGAAACGATGCAGGGATATTGCGATAATTTCTCGACTTCGATGGTGGCCCTTTTGCGTGCTGTCGACATACCGGCAAGATGGGTAAAGGGATACACGCAAGGTGAGTTTGTCGATGTGACGGAAAATAATACCCGGCTTTTTGAAGTGACAAACAATAACGCCCACTCTTGGGTGGAAGTATACTATCCGGAAGTCGGCTGGGTAACGTACGAACCAACCAGCGGATTTTCTAACCCTTATAGCTTTGTGTATCAGTCTGTAGAAGAAAATACAGGGGAAACAACAGAGGAAGACGATACCATCGAACAACCGGAACAGCCGGAAACAGATGAAAGTAATATTCCTGAGCTGGATCCAGGTGAAGATGAAGAGGCTGCTGGAGGATCGGGTTCTAATAATGGAACATGGAATTTTGCAGATATCTCTTGGAAGCCAGTAACACTTTTCCTGTCGTCGCTGGTTGCTGCAGGTGCCTTGTTATTTTTCGGCCGCAATAAATGGATACCGTATTTCTATATCCTGCGCTATAAAGGGAAAAAGGATGAAGGTACGTTTAACAAAGCGTATCCTGCACTGTTGAGGCAGTTGCATGCTGTCGGTCTCACCCGTAAAGATGGTCAGACACTTCGCGAATATGCCAAGTATATAGACGACTATTACAGTACAGGTGATATGCAGTCACTCACTGCTCGTTACGAACGTGTACTTTACCGTGGCGATTCGTCTGAGCAGGAATGGGAGAAATCGGTGGAATTATGGGAAAATTTAATTAAAAAGACATCATCTTGACCTAGTAGAAACACACTGATAGAATAAGGTCAAATTAATACAACTATAATTTATTGGCTTCATATATCCTCGATAATATGGTTCGAGAGTCTCTACCGGGTTGCCGTCAACTACCCGACTATGAAGGCAGTTCTAATACTAGTAGGGAGCATTATATCCATATAAGTCCCCATTAGCAAACTAGAATTCTGCCTTCTTATGTATATATGAGGGGAAGATTCTAGTTTTTTTGTGTTTTAAAGGGTATTTTCAACTTTAAATGTGATAGTTTATCCACCTGTAGATTGGAGTGCAAGGTGTGAGACTCCTCGAAAATGCTAGCGCATTTTCTTCGTGCGATGAATCGCTGTCGAAGCTTTCCTTGTCCTGAGGGAGATAGCGGTAGGTTGAGACCCTGCAGGCGAAGCCGAGGAGGCTCAAGCACCGCCCCTAGGAAAGCGAACACCTGGAACGGAAATCTACAGGAGTTAAAGAGATTAACCTTTTTAAAACAAAACAAAGGCATATCTTTCCTTTTGTAGGTCAAAATAAACGAAAAGATATGCTCCGAAAAATAATAAACTTATGAGGTGAATTCGGGTGGAAGGTATCCAAGAAATGGTCGTCGTCCTTGACTTCGGCAGTCAATATAACCAATTAATTACACGTCGTATCCGTGAGTTCGGTGTCTACAGCGAGCTACACCCACATACGATTACAGCAGAAGAAATCAAAAAAATGAACCCAAAAGGAATCATCCTTTCTGGCGGACCTAACAGCGTATACGGAGAAAACTCTTTCCGTTGTGACGAAGAAATCTTCGAACTTGGCATCCCTGTTCTAGGAATTTGCTACGGCATGCAGCTGATGACGATGCACTTCGGCGGCGTAGTGGAAAAAGCAAGTCACCGTGAATACGGAAAAGCACTTGCGACCGTATCTAACCAATCTACTGTGTATCAAGATATCCCAGAACAACAAGTTGTATGGATGAGCCACGGCGATTTAGTTGTTAAAGAGCCGGAAGATTTCGTAGTTGATTTGACAAGCCCAGCATGTCCAATTGCCGGAATCAGTAATGAAGACAAGAAAATGTACGGTGTTCAATTCCACCCAGAGGTACGTCACTCTGTATATGGTAACGACCTTTTAAGAAACTTTGTTTATAACGTTTGTGGCTGCACAGACAGCTGGACAATCGAGAACTTCCTTGAAATCGAAATGCAGAAGATCCGTGACGTTGTCGGCGATAAAAAAGTACTTTGCGCACTAAGTGGCGGAGTAGACTCTTCTGTTGTTGCCGTTTTGATCCACAAAGCGATCGGTGACCAGTTGACTTGTATTTTCGTAGACCACGGTCTATTACGTAAAGACGAAGCGGACGCTGTAATGAAGACATTTAGCGAAGGCTTCAACATGAATGTAATCAAAGTAGATGCAAAAGACCGTTTCCTTAACAAGCTAAAAGGAGTTTCTGATCCTGAGCAAAAACGTAAAATCATCGGTAACGAGTTCATCTATGTATTTGATGATGAAGCTTCTAAATTAGAAGGCATCGACTATCTTGCACAAGGTACTCTTTATACAGATATCATCGAGAGCGGTACGGCAACAGCACAAACGATCAAATCTCACCACAATGTGGGCGGACTTCCAGAGGACATGCAGTTCCAATTGATTGAGCCGTTGAACACATTGTTTAAGGATGAAGTTCGTGCATTAGGTTCAGAACTAGGTATTCCGGACGAAATCGTTTGGCGCCAGCCGTTCCCAGGACCAGGTCTTGGTATCCGTGTTCTTGGTGAAATCTCTGATGAAAAACTAGAGATTGTTCGCGAATCCGATCATATCCTTCGTGAAGAAATCAAAAAAGCGGGTCTTGACCGTGACATCTGGCAATACTTCACGGTACTTCCTGACATCCGCAGTGTAGGGGTAATGGGCGACCAACGTACGTACGATTACACAATCGGTATCCGTGCCGTGACATCCATTGATGGAATGACGTCCGATTGGGCGCGTATTCCTTGGGACGTGCTAGAAGTAATCTCTACACGTATCGTAAACGAAGTGGATCACATCAACCGCGTCGTGTATGACATTACAAGTAAGCCACCTGCAACGATTGAGTGGGAATAATAAATAAAAAAGCCGACCGGGATTGCCTGGTCGGCTTTTGCTTTGGGTGTAAAAACGAACATTGGTAAAAAATATTTGTCGAATGTTCGCTTTTTGTGTTGACGAATCTTTGTGAGCTTGGTAATATGAAAACAGAAATTATCATACATTTATAGTTCAAATCTCGTATAAATTTGGGAATATGGCCCAAAAGTTTCTACCAGGCTACCGTAAACAGCTTGACTACGAGGTATTAGGATTTTGTGCAGGACATCTATCTTTTTTCAGGTGGATGAGCTCTCTTTTTCCTATCCTCGTCAGTTAAATGTTAGCGCCCCTGGTTTATGCCAGGGGCGTTTTCTTGTTTGTACGAATTATCTTGAGGAGGATTTTGGCATGAAGAATTACTTTGAGTTTCAGAAACACGGTACAAGCTACAAAACAGAATCCATTGCGGGACTAACGACATTCCTGGCAATGGCCTATATATTGGTGGTAAATCCACTTATGCTTTCTTTGGCAAGTGTAGGCGATTATCCAGATGCGCTTCGCATGGACCAAGGTGCGATCTTTACAGCAACAGCCCTATCCGCAGCAATTGGTTGCTTGATCATGGGCCTCTATGCAAAATACCCAATCGCACTTGCACCGGGAATGGGTCTTAACGCATTCTTCGCATACTCTGTAGTACTTGGCATGGGCATCCCGTGGCAAACTGCGCTAGCAGGGGTATTGGTTTCTGGTGTTATCTTTATCTTTTTAACACTATTTGGTATTCGTGAAAAAATCATCAACGCTATTCCGGCAGAATTGAAATATGCAGTAGGAGCAGGTATCGGTCTTTTCATCACTTTCATCGGTTTCCAAAATGCCGGTGTCATCGTTGGGGACGAAGTAGTACTTGTGGCACTAGGAGATTTAACAAACGGCAATACATTACTAGCAATCTTCGGTCTAGTAATCACCGTTATTCTTATGGTTAGAGGCATTAAAGGCGGTATCTTCTTCGGGATTGTCATTACAGCGGTTGTTGGTATGCTGTTTGGTCTTATTGATCGCCCTACAGCGGTGGTTGGCGCGGTGCCAAGCATCGATTCCACATTCGGTGCGGCATTCGCTAGTTTAGGAGATATCTTCACCATTCAAATGCTCGTTGTTATCCTTACATTCTTATTCGTAGATTTCTTTGACACAGCGGGTACACTCGTTGCTGTGGCAAACCAAGCAGGATTCATGAAAGACAACAAGCTTCCACGAGCAGGAAAAGCACTTTTCGCTGACTCTGCAGCAACAGTAGCCGGAGCGGTACTTGGAACTTCCACTACCACTTCCTACATTGAATCATCTTCTGGTGTAGCAGCTGGAGGCAGAACAGGATTCGCATCTGTCGTAACAGCAGGATTGTTCTTATTATCACTAGTATTCTTCCCATTGTTGTCTGTCATCACAGAACCGGTAACAGCACCAGCGCTAATCATCGTCGGTGTATTGATGGTATCGGCATTAGGAAAAATTGATTGGAACAAATTTGAGATTGCAGTACCTGCATTCTTAACAGTCATTGCAATGCCGTTAACATACAGCATCGCAACGGGTATTGCGGTAGGATTCATCTTCTACCCGATCACAATGATCATGAAAGGCAGAGCAAAAGAGATTCACCCAATCATGTATGCTTTGTTTGTTATCTTCATCCTGTACTTTGTTT
Proteins encoded in this region:
- a CDS encoding Na-translocating system protein MpsC family protein; translation: MEVKLQQSELSSEIGRLLRKHFGKGPEAVFVTIASPYVIIYLRHFLSPIENMLLEDNHTMTVEEIRDKMMRKLNDTIKEMIHSVTGLPIKEFYYDWTFQNGSGLLVGVEEKIERFFEYNYLNRREIETIITKISAEAEKHPDVTYSHMLNERTLIIIREGILVRIEEQLIELGFEEALTLAKRKLEKKLLFQAKPSFQRLLQKDIQDIFVNWDFTLDKSVIVFILAPQINNRQ
- a CDS encoding AAA family ATPase encodes the protein METSPLQVKRILDNIGNVMIGKEHVAELSIVALLAGGHVLLEDVPGVGKTLMVRSLAKSVGANFKRIQFTPDLLPSDVTGSSIYNPKELKFEFRPGPIMGNIVLADEINRTSPKTQAALLEGMEEGSVTVDGNTLSLGSPFFVMATQNPIEYEGTYPLPEAQLDRFLFKMNMGYPTPQEEVNILHTTEKKQPINELQSVITLEELQEMQKQVKEVHVDVTVKEYIVDLVNRTRTHQSVYLGASPRGSVALMKASQAYAFIHGRDYVVPDDIQYLAPYVLPHRIILKSEAKFEGMTAEQVVKKVIDRTPIPVQRSMTR
- a CDS encoding DUF58 domain-containing protein; amino-acid sequence: MKAFFQKVKKVWKLVSFLLLVVTTFVYAMFQGGFVSWFLFISFLPFALYAFLILVYPLKDFEVSRAINQEKYRAGDRLIGTITLRRTVPVPLAFLLVEEVLPNDLLFCQQTKQAKRILFPWFKSTITIQYALDRVPRGEHTLTGVRLVTGDFLGLIEKERVIELDQHFLVYPSFTEMTYRQHENKFDQGSTSSKMKMVRDTSMTVGVREYQPGDRFSWIDWKATARRNDIMTKEFEQQQSHDVMLFIDRSQPASFESAVSYSAAMTKAILKYGSQVGLVSLGEDRSVYSLRSGEEQFAGIYYHLAKIQPNSKRDFSKVIEMEIGKFQPTVTFLFITGKLERGMVESLEKLSTRHLHLEVHLTKDDGVRLTKEELAYMDLLKRRNILIKTVYPNRTKSTIRSEVS
- a CDS encoding transglutaminase domain-containing protein, encoding MAKSNPYQRNIYALLMHVFGFILLLEWILPLRDVTDTANLYVFVVFLLISFSLSFLQILPLLSFFVHFGFMFYFIHILYMDGRFLSRDWFSYLWNDLKYNVNVIWAQDWVAMTGMFRSILLFILLWLVSYLVIYWILYRKQMLLFVIFTITYVAILDTFTPYQGNEAIMRLIVVGLSIVGFVHLERLKEREGVYRSGKLLIGWGVPLIIFILLSATAGYFSPKAAPVWPDPVPFLKAIGNGDGPGTGGGVRKIGYGENDSRLGGPFVPDDSVVFQAELTRTHYWRVETKDVYTGKGWDSTEGERAELNGGQNDQVSWMSDEVPTDAYSATLTMEKTYPHINYPLGLNEIQVEEEGINFSLNDSTEKIRTLDESGDPVELEEYRVNYDFPRYYIEALKGAQPGTGEETNEEFVERYTQLPDSLPDRVVGLAEEITGSFTSRFDKVNAVERYFRNNDFVYETTDVAVPTGDEDYVDQFLFETMQGYCDNFSTSMVALLRAVDIPARWVKGYTQGEFVDVTENNTRLFEVTNNNAHSWVEVYYPEVGWVTYEPTSGFSNPYSFVYQSVEENTGETTEEDDTIEQPEQPETDESNIPELDPGEDEEAAGGSGSNNGTWNFADISWKPVTLFLSSLVAAGALLFFGRNKWIPYFYILRYKGKKDEGTFNKAYPALLRQLHAVGLTRKDGQTLREYAKYIDDYYSTGDMQSLTARYERVLYRGDSSEQEWEKSVELWENLIKKTSS
- the guaA gene encoding glutamine-hydrolyzing GMP synthase translates to MVVVLDFGSQYNQLITRRIREFGVYSELHPHTITAEEIKKMNPKGIILSGGPNSVYGENSFRCDEEIFELGIPVLGICYGMQLMTMHFGGVVEKASHREYGKALATVSNQSTVYQDIPEQQVVWMSHGDLVVKEPEDFVVDLTSPACPIAGISNEDKKMYGVQFHPEVRHSVYGNDLLRNFVYNVCGCTDSWTIENFLEIEMQKIRDVVGDKKVLCALSGGVDSSVVAVLIHKAIGDQLTCIFVDHGLLRKDEADAVMKTFSEGFNMNVIKVDAKDRFLNKLKGVSDPEQKRKIIGNEFIYVFDDEASKLEGIDYLAQGTLYTDIIESGTATAQTIKSHHNVGGLPEDMQFQLIEPLNTLFKDEVRALGSELGIPDEIVWRQPFPGPGLGIRVLGEISDEKLEIVRESDHILREEIKKAGLDRDIWQYFTVLPDIRSVGVMGDQRTYDYTIGIRAVTSIDGMTSDWARIPWDVLEVISTRIVNEVDHINRVVYDITSKPPATIEWE
- a CDS encoding NCS2 family permease — protein: MKNYFEFQKHGTSYKTESIAGLTTFLAMAYILVVNPLMLSLASVGDYPDALRMDQGAIFTATALSAAIGCLIMGLYAKYPIALAPGMGLNAFFAYSVVLGMGIPWQTALAGVLVSGVIFIFLTLFGIREKIINAIPAELKYAVGAGIGLFITFIGFQNAGVIVGDEVVLVALGDLTNGNTLLAIFGLVITVILMVRGIKGGIFFGIVITAVVGMLFGLIDRPTAVVGAVPSIDSTFGAAFASLGDIFTIQMLVVILTFLFVDFFDTAGTLVAVANQAGFMKDNKLPRAGKALFADSAATVAGAVLGTSTTTSYIESSSGVAAGGRTGFASVVTAGLFLLSLVFFPLLSVITEPVTAPALIIVGVLMVSALGKIDWNKFEIAVPAFLTVIAMPLTYSIATGIAVGFIFYPITMIMKGRAKEIHPIMYALFVIFILYFVFLIE